TGATCAAGCGCATCACCCAGCGCCTCAATCCGCGCATCTGCCGCGTCGCCGCCCTTCCGGCGCCGAGCGAGCGCGAGCGCACGCAATGGTACTTCCAGCGCTACGTCTCGCATCTGCCGGCCGGCGGCGAGATCGTGCTGTTCGACCGCAGCTGGTACAACCGCGCCGGCGTCGAGCGCGTGATGGGCTTCTGCACGGAGGAACAGTATCAGGAATTCTTCCAGACCGTGCCGGAGTTCGAGCGGATGCTGATCCGCTCCGGCATCATCCTGGTCAAATACTGGTTCTCGATCACCGACGACGCGCAGCAGCTCCGCTTCACCATGCGCATCAAGGATCCGCTCAAGCAGTGGAAGCTGAGCCCGATGGACGTCGAGGCGCGCAGCCGCTGGGAGGCGTACACCAAGGCCAAGGAGACGATGCTCGAACACACGCATCTGCCCGACTCGCCGTGGTGGATCGTCGATGCCGTGGACAAGAAACGCGCGCGACTCAACTGCATCTCGCATCTCCTGAGCCAGATTCCCTATCAAGAGGTCGCACGCGTACCGGTGGTGCTGCCGCCGCGCGTCCGCAATCCCGACTATCACCGCGGCCCGATCCCGCCGGAGATGTACGTGCCGTCGACGTATTGATGGAGGTCTCGCGGTCAACCTCTCCCGCTTGCGGGAGAGGTCGGCGCGTAGCGCCGGGTGAGGGCTTTCCCCTCTTGGGGTTCTCGATTGCGGAAGCACCCTCTCCCCAACCCTCCCCCGCAAGCGGGGGAGGGAGAGCACCGAGGTTGCGGCTAAATGATCACCGCCACGGCTGCACGATGATCTTGGTGTGGGCTTCAGGGTTGGCAAGGTCGGCGAACGCCTTGGCGACGCCGTCGATGCCGACCTCGGCCGTCACCATCGCCGCGGCATCCACCTGCCCTTCCGCGATCAGGCGCAGTGACGCCGCAAACTCCTCCGGCGTGTAGCCGAGCACGTATTGGACGTTGAGCTCCTTCATGATGCCGAGCATGGGTTCGCTTCTGTCGGTCTCCATGCAGACGCCGACCACGACGATGCGCGCGTCGCGCGAGGCGCCCTCGAACACCTGCTGCAGGAGGCCGGGCACGCCGACGCATTCGAAGATGATCGCGGGCTTCAGCGCCGGCAGCATGGCCTGGAACGGCGGCCGCGCCGCCTTCTCGGCGTCCGACATCTGCGCGTGCTCGGCCCAGGTCGCATAGGGCTGCGTCACCCTGGGGTCGACGACGACGTCGGCGCCGAGCCGTGCGGCGAGCGCGCGCCGCGCCGGCGAATAGTCGGCGGCGACGATCGGATGCAGACCCCTAAGCTTCAGCGCCGCGATCACCGCAAGCCCGACCGGGCCGCAGCCGATCACGAGCGGCACCTCCCCACCACGGATATTGGCTTTCGCCACGGCGTGAACACCGACTGCGAGCGGCTCGGTCAATGCAGCGTGCTCCGGCGCAAGACCGTTGGGCACTTCGAGCAGCAGCGGCTCGCTCAGCAGCATCGCCTCGGCATAACCGCCGATATTGTCGTTGGAATAGCCGATGCCCTCGATACCCTCAGGCGTCACCAGCGCCGGCAGCGAGCAGACGCGGGTGCCAGGCTTGAGTTTGCGCGCCGTGCCAGGACCATAATCGACGACCTCACAGCAGAACTCATGGCCGAACACGACGTCACGCGCGAGATCCATCGGCTTGCGCCCGGTCTTCCGCGCCATCTCCACCATGCGATGGGCGTGCTGCCGCGCGTGCAGATCGGAGCCGCAGATGCCGCAGGCGAGCGTCTTGACCAGAACCTGGCCGGGACCCGGCGTCGGCTCGGCCATTCGGTCGACGACAATCTCACCGTTCCTGAAAATCGCAGCGCGCATCCGGCTCCCTCCCGTGGTGTTGGAGCCAATGATAGCACGACGTGGGACGCGCGAACTTGCGTCAGGGGTTCGGGGAGCGCTCTTCCAGCACCAGGAGCTGCGCGCGGCGCACCCGCTCGCGATGGGCGATGTAGAGACCGCTCGCGACGATGAAGGCGGCGCCGACGATGGTCCAGATGTCCGGCAGCTCACCGAAGAGGAAGAAGCCCAAAATGCTGACCCAGAGCAGCTGGGTGTAGGAGAACGGCGCCAGCACGGATGCGTCGCCGTAACGATAGGCCAGCACGATGATCCACTGGCCGACGGTTGAGGCAACACCGATCACGATGCCGAGCCCGATCGCGGTCCAGCTCGGCGTCACCCAGACGAACGGCACCATGACGCTGAGGATCGCAACGCCCGTCAGCGCGGAATAAGCCATGGTGGTGAGAACGGCTTCACGACCGCTCATCATGCGCGTGAGGATCAGCGCCGCAGCCCAGCAGAACGCCGAGATGATCGGAAAGAACGCGGCGGCGTGGAACGCGCTCGTGCCCGGCCGCAGAATGATCATCACGCCGGTCAGGCCGATCGCGGTGGCGATCCAGCGGCGCATGCCCACCTTCTCGCTCAGGAAGATGATCGACAGCGCGGTGACGAACAGCGGCGAGACGAAGCCGGTGGCGGAGGCCTCCGCAATGGGGAGGAAACGCAAGCCCGTGATGAAGAACAGCGAGGAGCCGAGCAACGCGGCGCCCCGCATCAGCTGGAGGCCGAGGCGCTCGGTGCGCATCGCATGCAGCGGCGAGCCCGGCAGCATCACCGGCGTGAACATCAGCGCGAAGGTGACGAAGCGGATCCAGGTGATCTCGATCGACGGCAGGCTAGTCGAGAGATATTTCGCGGTGACGTCGGAGCAGCCGAGAAACACCGTCGACAGCAACACCAGCGCAATGCCCTTGAAGGGATG
This genomic stretch from Bradyrhizobium sp. CCGB12 harbors:
- a CDS encoding zinc-binding dehydrogenase, translated to MRAAIFRNGEIVVDRMAEPTPGPGQVLVKTLACGICGSDLHARQHAHRMVEMARKTGRKPMDLARDVVFGHEFCCEVVDYGPGTARKLKPGTRVCSLPALVTPEGIEGIGYSNDNIGGYAEAMLLSEPLLLEVPNGLAPEHAALTEPLAVGVHAVAKANIRGGEVPLVIGCGPVGLAVIAALKLRGLHPIVAADYSPARRALAARLGADVVVDPRVTQPYATWAEHAQMSDAEKAARPPFQAMLPALKPAIIFECVGVPGLLQQVFEGASRDARIVVVGVCMETDRSEPMLGIMKELNVQYVLGYTPEEFAASLRLIAEGQVDAAAMVTAEVGIDGVAKAFADLANPEAHTKIIVQPWR
- the ppk2 gene encoding polyphosphate kinase 2; this encodes MTASDRTSQTAKRERIIQEMADDLDEELEMELDDARLDELLDETDTPGPTVDRKLYFRELLRLQGELVKLQDWVQSEKKKVVVLFEGRDSAGKGGVIKRITQRLNPRICRVAALPAPSERERTQWYFQRYVSHLPAGGEIVLFDRSWYNRAGVERVMGFCTEEQYQEFFQTVPEFERMLIRSGIILVKYWFSITDDAQQLRFTMRIKDPLKQWKLSPMDVEARSRWEAYTKAKETMLEHTHLPDSPWWIVDAVDKKRARLNCISHLLSQIPYQEVARVPVVLPPRVRNPDYHRGPIPPEMYVPSTY
- a CDS encoding DMT family transporter, with protein sequence MPVPEKKQDVRRAPARVDHPFKGIALVLLSTVFLGCSDVTAKYLSTSLPSIEITWIRFVTFALMFTPVMLPGSPLHAMRTERLGLQLMRGAALLGSSLFFITGLRFLPIAEASATGFVSPLFVTALSIIFLSEKVGMRRWIATAIGLTGVMIILRPGTSAFHAAAFFPIISAFCWAAALILTRMMSGREAVLTTMAYSALTGVAILSVMVPFVWVTPSWTAIGLGIVIGVASTVGQWIIVLAYRYGDASVLAPFSYTQLLWVSILGFFLFGELPDIWTIVGAAFIVASGLYIAHRERVRRAQLLVLEERSPNP